The following are encoded in a window of Streptomyces sp. SAT1 genomic DNA:
- a CDS encoding STAS domain-containing protein encodes MSHAQNPLTVEVTLVREDVALLTAEGYLDVDTATELQAHLANQLHHGRRHFLLDLSGVPFMDSSGMNIVLRVYQEVRRLPGSVHVIAPAPAVQRIFDLTGVSLTVPVSRTAEEALALIDAPVERSA; translated from the coding sequence GTGTCCCATGCCCAGAACCCGCTGACCGTCGAGGTCACCCTCGTCCGGGAGGACGTCGCCCTGCTCACGGCCGAGGGGTACCTGGACGTCGACACCGCGACCGAGCTCCAGGCCCATCTGGCCAACCAGCTCCATCACGGCCGCCGGCACTTCCTGCTCGACCTGAGCGGAGTGCCCTTCATGGACTCCTCCGGCATGAACATCGTCCTGCGCGTCTACCAGGAGGTCCGGCGGCTGCCGGGCAGCGTGCACGTCATCGCGCCCGCACCGGCCGTCCAGCGGATCTTCGACCTCACCGGGGTCAGTCTCACGGTGCCGGTCTCGCGGACGGCAGAGGAGGCGCTGGCCCTGATCGACGCGCCGGTCGAACGGTCGGCCTGA
- a CDS encoding NAD(P)/FAD-dependent oxidoreductase, protein MVGAGFAGVECVRRLERTLSPSEADVTLVTPFAYQLYLPLLPQVASGVLTPQSIAVSLRRSRKYRTRIIPGGAVGVDLKAKVCVVRTITDRIVDESYDYIVLAPGSITRTFDIPGLTDHAFGMKTLAEAAYVRDHVITQLDLADASDDAAERAARLQFVVVGGGYAGTETAACLQRLTHAAVKRYPRLDPALIKWHLIDIAPKLMPELGDKLGRAAQEDLRRRGIEISLGVSIAKAGPEEVTFTDGRVVPTHTLIWTAGVVASPLIATLGADTVRGRLAVTDEMCLPGYDGVFALGDAAAVPDLAKGDGAVCPPTAQHAMRQGRRVAENVVATLRGGPMRRYEHKDLGLVVDLGGADAVAKPLGVELHGVPAQAVARGYHLGALRTNVAKVRVATNWLLNAVAGDDFVRTGFQARKPAKLKDFEYTDAYMTAQQVQEYVEKARPRAL, encoded by the coding sequence GTGGTCGGCGCAGGTTTCGCCGGAGTGGAGTGCGTCCGCCGTCTGGAACGCACCCTCTCCCCCAGCGAGGCCGACGTCACCCTGGTGACACCGTTCGCCTACCAGCTGTATCTGCCGCTGCTGCCCCAGGTCGCCTCCGGCGTGCTGACGCCGCAGTCGATCGCCGTCTCCCTGCGCCGCAGCAGGAAGTACCGCACCCGGATCATCCCGGGCGGCGCCGTCGGCGTGGATCTGAAGGCCAAGGTCTGCGTCGTCCGCACCATCACCGACCGGATCGTCGACGAGTCCTACGACTACATCGTGCTGGCCCCCGGCAGCATCACCCGCACCTTCGACATCCCGGGTCTGACCGACCACGCCTTCGGCATGAAGACGCTCGCCGAGGCCGCGTACGTCCGGGACCACGTCATCACCCAGCTCGACCTGGCCGACGCCAGCGACGACGCGGCCGAGCGGGCCGCGCGGCTCCAGTTCGTGGTCGTCGGCGGCGGGTACGCCGGGACCGAGACCGCGGCCTGCCTCCAGCGGCTGACGCACGCCGCCGTCAAGCGCTACCCGCGGCTGGACCCGGCGCTGATCAAGTGGCATCTGATCGACATCGCCCCCAAGCTGATGCCCGAGCTGGGCGACAAGCTGGGCCGCGCCGCCCAGGAGGACCTGCGCAGGCGGGGCATCGAGATCTCGCTCGGGGTGTCCATCGCCAAGGCCGGCCCGGAGGAGGTCACCTTCACCGACGGCCGGGTGGTGCCCACCCACACCCTGATCTGGACGGCGGGCGTGGTCGCCAGCCCGCTCATCGCCACCCTCGGCGCGGACACCGTCCGCGGACGGCTCGCGGTGACCGACGAGATGTGCCTGCCCGGGTACGACGGGGTGTTCGCGCTCGGTGACGCCGCCGCCGTGCCCGACCTCGCCAAGGGCGACGGCGCGGTCTGCCCGCCGACCGCGCAGCACGCGATGCGCCAGGGCAGGCGGGTCGCGGAGAACGTCGTCGCAACCTTGCGCGGCGGACCGATGCGCCGCTACGAGCACAAGGACCTGGGTCTCGTCGTGGACCTGGGCGGCGCGGACGCGGTCGCCAAGCCGCTCGGTGTCGAACTGCACGGGGTGCCCGCCCAGGCGGTGGCCCGCGGCTACCACCTGGGGGCGCTGCGCACCAATGTCGCCAAGGTCAGGGTCGCGACGAACTGGCTGCTCAACGCGGTCGCGGGCGACGACTTCGTCCGCACCGGCTTCCAGGCCCGCAAGCCGGCCAAGCTGAAGGACTTCGAGTACACCGACGCGTACATGACGGCGCAGCAGGTGCAGGAGTACGTGGAGAAGGCGCGTCCGCGGGCGCTGTGA
- a CDS encoding FUSC family protein — protein sequence MSAAEESLGTRLWDRVTASDPGLLRLAAGSRTAGSIALTLAVLTALRVPVPHLVAGAIASMAATFAIREKQRSQQALTLALGLPVALASVALGALLNSRVIAGDLFFVVLIFCAVYSRRFGDRGNALGLIGFQIYFMSLFVGATGHTLPALFGVVTVAFAASALVRFVIVYETPAGVLLRLREAFRVRLAQLVSAQLELLDAGPGDADKALEAVREGTARLHETALMIQGRLEQGTSDESVARLVQRRIAGAEISAERLGLLLLTARSSERTDTLTLHLPGAPVPSGGREPVREEATDTLRRDLRALRMLVLRPVGEGGGTAMTHVRNRLLGYRDEENLPAASAALQDVFRGIGEAARAVLGLRVALGGPQDESDDSPATTRSREELDAEDAAIEGAEAGEQALEEPATGLRRPTTRAAVQVALGSALAIVGGEFLSSQRWYWAVLTCWIVFINTSSTGEILVKGYRRLLGTVLGVVAGIVLAGLVGPHTWPALALVLLLVFAMFYTAPLSYTLMSFFVTAALGLLYTLLHTYSLSVLVLRIEETALGAACGIIAAAVVLPVRTDRRTDELLGTVLERLYDVTGTAVDQLSGGPQADLLDQARDLDQALSDLRGAVQPLTHPITPLRARRDTAQYLLALLETCAYHARSLAATAELLPTHPSIAADPRLRQACRRITHNIAALTAHVADEPDAPGIETGPSIASLLESGGTPGTPRYGRITDRVLRHLQRLDEGVVGLARPLGVRVPTPKR from the coding sequence GTGAGTGCAGCGGAGGAGTCGCTCGGGACACGGCTCTGGGATCGCGTCACGGCGTCCGATCCCGGGCTGCTGAGACTGGCCGCGGGGTCGCGGACGGCGGGATCGATAGCGCTGACCCTGGCGGTGCTGACCGCGCTGCGGGTGCCGGTCCCGCATCTGGTGGCCGGTGCGATCGCCTCGATGGCGGCCACCTTCGCCATCCGGGAGAAGCAGCGCTCCCAGCAGGCGCTGACCCTGGCGCTGGGTCTGCCCGTGGCGCTGGCGTCGGTCGCCCTGGGCGCCCTGCTGAACTCCCGGGTGATCGCCGGTGACCTCTTCTTCGTCGTCCTGATCTTCTGCGCGGTCTACAGCCGCCGCTTCGGCGACCGGGGCAACGCGCTGGGCCTGATCGGCTTCCAGATCTACTTCATGTCGCTGTTCGTCGGCGCCACCGGGCACACGCTGCCCGCCCTGTTCGGTGTCGTCACGGTCGCGTTCGCGGCCAGCGCGCTGGTGCGCTTCGTGATCGTCTACGAGACTCCGGCGGGCGTCCTGCTGCGGCTGCGCGAGGCGTTCCGGGTACGGCTGGCCCAGCTGGTCTCCGCCCAGCTGGAGCTGCTGGACGCCGGGCCCGGGGACGCCGACAAGGCCCTGGAGGCGGTGCGCGAGGGCACCGCCCGGCTGCACGAGACGGCCCTGATGATCCAGGGCCGCCTGGAGCAGGGCACCTCCGACGAGTCCGTGGCCCGGCTGGTGCAGCGGCGCATCGCGGGCGCCGAGATCTCCGCCGAGCGGCTGGGACTGCTGCTGCTCACCGCCCGCAGCAGCGAGCGGACCGACACGCTCACCCTGCACCTGCCCGGCGCGCCCGTCCCCTCGGGCGGCCGGGAGCCGGTGCGGGAGGAGGCCACCGACACGCTGCGCCGGGATCTGCGGGCGCTGCGCATGCTGGTGCTGCGGCCGGTCGGCGAGGGCGGGGGCACCGCGATGACGCATGTGCGCAACCGGCTGCTCGGCTACCGCGACGAGGAGAACCTGCCGGCCGCCTCGGCGGCCCTCCAGGACGTCTTCCGCGGTATCGGGGAGGCCGCCCGCGCGGTGCTGGGGCTGCGGGTCGCGCTCGGCGGGCCGCAGGACGAGTCCGACGACTCCCCGGCCACCACCCGCTCCCGGGAGGAGCTGGACGCCGAGGACGCCGCCATCGAGGGCGCCGAGGCGGGCGAACAGGCGCTGGAGGAGCCCGCCACCGGGCTGCGCCGGCCCACCACGCGGGCCGCGGTGCAGGTGGCGCTGGGGTCCGCGCTGGCCATCGTGGGCGGTGAGTTCCTCTCCAGCCAGCGCTGGTACTGGGCGGTGCTGACCTGCTGGATCGTCTTCATCAACACCTCGTCCACGGGCGAGATCCTGGTCAAGGGCTACCGCAGGCTGCTGGGCACCGTGCTCGGGGTGGTGGCGGGCATCGTGCTGGCCGGGCTGGTCGGTCCGCACACCTGGCCGGCCCTGGCGCTGGTGCTGCTGCTGGTCTTCGCGATGTTCTACACGGCGCCGCTGTCGTACACGCTGATGTCGTTCTTCGTCACGGCAGCGCTGGGGCTGCTCTACACGCTGCTGCACACCTACAGCCTGTCGGTGCTGGTGCTGCGCATCGAGGAGACGGCGCTGGGCGCCGCCTGCGGGATCATCGCGGCGGCCGTGGTGCTGCCGGTGCGCACCGACCGCCGCACGGACGAGCTGCTGGGCACGGTGCTGGAGCGGCTCTACGACGTCACGGGCACCGCCGTGGACCAGCTCAGCGGCGGCCCGCAGGCGGATCTCCTGGACCAGGCGCGCGATCTCGACCAGGCGCTGAGCGATCTGCGCGGCGCGGTGCAGCCGCTCACGCACCCGATCACGCCCCTGCGGGCCCGGCGCGACACCGCGCAGTACCTGCTGGCGCTGCTGGAGACCTGTGCGTATCACGCGCGGTCGCTGGCCGCGACCGCCGAGCTGCTGCCGACGCATCCGTCGATAGCCGCCGATCCGCGGCTGCGGCAGGCGTGCCGCCGGATCACGCACAACATCGCGGCGCTCACCGCGCACGTGGCCGACGAGCCGGACGCCCCCGGGATCGAGACGGGTCCGAGCATCGCGTCGCTGCTGGAGTCGGGCGGCACGCCGGGCACGCCCCGCTACGGCCGGATCACCGACCGGGTGCTGCGGCATCTGCAGCGCCTGGACGAGGGAGTGGTGGGTCTGGCCCGTCCGCTGGGCGTCCGGGTGCCGACGCCCAAGCGGTGA
- a CDS encoding SigB/SigF/SigG family RNA polymerase sigma factor, whose translation MLIDTPASRSRTSEEPAAPARRPHDDAPETEALFRRLTALPDGPERDAVRDELATAWLPMAHRIAGRFRDRGESIEDLRQVAALGLVKAIDRFDPDRGAFESYAVPTITGEVKRHFRDRMWALRVPRRVQELRNKVRVARRELTQNPGSPEPTLAAVAAHTGLTEEEVSTGMEALESFSTLSLDAEMSSGADGYSLADTLGAADSSYDVVVDRESAKEGLRRLPERERAILYMRFFEDMTQSRIADRLGISQMHVSRLISRSCARVRDEVLTERTGRRPTGPRPEAY comes from the coding sequence ATGCTCATCGACACACCGGCAAGCCGTTCCCGCACTTCCGAGGAACCGGCCGCTCCCGCCCGGCGGCCGCACGACGACGCACCCGAGACCGAGGCCCTCTTCCGGCGCCTGACCGCGCTGCCGGACGGGCCCGAGCGCGACGCGGTGCGCGACGAACTCGCCACCGCCTGGCTCCCCATGGCGCACCGCATCGCGGGCCGCTTCCGCGACCGCGGCGAATCCATCGAGGACCTCCGCCAGGTGGCGGCACTGGGCCTGGTCAAGGCCATCGACCGGTTCGACCCGGACCGCGGGGCCTTCGAGAGCTACGCCGTCCCCACCATCACCGGCGAGGTGAAGCGGCACTTCCGGGACCGCATGTGGGCGCTGCGCGTGCCCCGCCGGGTCCAGGAACTGCGCAACAAGGTGCGCGTGGCGCGCCGCGAACTCACCCAGAACCCCGGCAGCCCCGAGCCCACCCTCGCCGCCGTCGCCGCCCACACCGGGCTGACGGAGGAGGAGGTCAGCACCGGCATGGAGGCGCTGGAGAGCTTCAGCACGCTGTCCCTGGACGCCGAGATGTCCTCCGGCGCCGACGGCTACAGCCTCGCCGACACCCTGGGCGCCGCCGACTCCTCCTACGACGTCGTCGTCGACCGGGAATCGGCCAAGGAAGGACTGCGCCGCCTTCCCGAGCGCGAACGCGCCATTCTCTATATGCGCTTCTTCGAGGACATGACCCAGAGCCGGATCGCCGACCGCCTCGGCATATCGCAGATGCACGTCTCCCGGCTGATCAGCCGCAGCTGCGCCCGCGTCCGCGACGAGGTGCTCACCGAGCGCACCGGCCGCCGCCCCACCGGACCCCGCCCCGAGGCGTACTGA
- a CDS encoding ATP-binding protein, which translates to MCEKHRTTPVAEPASAPDHLGPCRPADARREVAHVITECCRAGHPPCDAHAVSDAQLVASELTTNAILHGGGVTDFHVDVVGPDVRVCVSDRSDRLPVARTPLDRQGRYRGGGRGWPIVCRLARDVQVSDLPSGGKCISAMVSLS; encoded by the coding sequence ATGTGCGAGAAGCACCGGACCACCCCCGTCGCGGAGCCCGCCTCCGCCCCGGACCACCTCGGACCGTGCCGCCCGGCCGACGCCCGGCGGGAAGTGGCACACGTGATCACCGAATGCTGCCGGGCCGGCCATCCGCCGTGCGACGCGCACGCCGTGTCCGACGCCCAGCTCGTCGCCTCCGAACTGACGACCAACGCCATCCTGCACGGCGGCGGGGTGACCGACTTCCACGTCGATGTCGTCGGACCCGACGTCCGCGTCTGCGTCAGCGACCGCAGTGACCGCCTCCCGGTGGCCCGCACCCCGCTGGACCGGCAGGGCCGCTACCGCGGCGGCGGGCGCGGCTGGCCCATCGTGTGCAGGCTCGCCCGGGACGTCCAGGTGTCCGACCTGCCCTCCGGCGGCAAGTGCATCAGCGCCATGGTCTCCCTGAGCTGA
- a CDS encoding cyclic nucleotide-binding domain-containing protein has protein sequence MTKAIKLLTALPHKQRERLMEVAREVSFPEDTRIFEAGGTADRFWVIRSGAVHLDQQVTPTRRVTVASLGAGDLLGWSWLFPPYEWDFGAEAFSRVRTYEFDASAVLALSVEDPLLGLSLVRTVAEILAHRLELTRGRLLEQYTIPRRGL, from the coding sequence ATGACCAAAGCGATCAAACTCCTCACCGCGCTCCCCCACAAGCAGCGCGAACGCCTCATGGAAGTCGCGCGGGAGGTCTCCTTCCCGGAGGACACCCGGATCTTCGAAGCGGGCGGCACCGCCGACCGCTTCTGGGTGATCAGGTCCGGCGCCGTCCACCTCGACCAGCAGGTCACGCCCACCCGCCGGGTCACCGTGGCCAGCCTCGGCGCGGGCGACCTGCTGGGCTGGTCCTGGCTCTTCCCGCCGTACGAGTGGGACTTCGGCGCCGAGGCCTTCAGCCGGGTGCGGACCTACGAGTTCGACGCCTCGGCGGTGCTGGCCCTGTCCGTGGAGGATCCGCTGCTGGGCCTGTCGCTGGTGCGGACCGTCGCGGAGATCCTCGCCCACCGTCTGGAGCTGACCCGGGGCAGGCTGCTGGAGCAGTACACGATCCCCCGGCGGGGCCTGTAG
- a CDS encoding MFS transporter translates to MDTSESTDSSSPARTGGTPGPAEQARRGWRRWAMDTRPLRIPAYRRLWSSTIVTAVGSQLTAVAVPKQIYDITGSSAWVGYASLAGLVPMVVFALWGGAVADTVDRRKLLLVTNCGIAVTSLLFWAQALTGLDSVVVLMVLLAAQQAFFGLNSPARNASIARLVPEEELPAANALSSTVMQTGLVAGPLLAGALIPVIGLPELYLIDAVALCATVWAVWRLPALPPLSAPAERRAGVREIAAGFRYISGHKVLLLSFLADIIAMVFGMPRALFPQLAAETYAPYGEGLALGLLFAAIPLGAVAGGLFSGTFSRARRHGWMVIGAVTAWGLAVAGVGVSRNLWVAVVFLAVAGVADMVSMVFRGAILLSAATDEMRGRMQGVFTVVVAGGPRLADVLHGTAGSLFGPRAAVAGGGLLVVVLMLALAAAVPALRRYRI, encoded by the coding sequence GTGGACACCAGCGAGAGCACCGACAGCAGCAGTCCGGCCCGCACCGGCGGCACCCCCGGCCCGGCCGAGCAGGCCCGGCGGGGCTGGCGCCGCTGGGCCATGGACACCCGTCCGCTGCGCATCCCCGCCTACCGCAGGCTGTGGTCCTCCACCATCGTCACCGCGGTCGGCAGCCAGCTCACGGCGGTCGCCGTGCCCAAGCAGATCTACGACATCACCGGTTCCTCGGCCTGGGTCGGCTACGCGAGCCTGGCCGGTCTGGTGCCGATGGTGGTCTTCGCGCTGTGGGGCGGCGCCGTCGCCGACACCGTGGACCGCCGCAAGCTGCTGCTGGTGACCAACTGCGGTATCGCCGTCACCTCGCTGCTGTTCTGGGCGCAGGCCCTGACCGGGCTGGACTCGGTGGTGGTGCTGATGGTGCTGCTCGCCGCCCAGCAGGCGTTCTTCGGGCTGAACTCCCCGGCGCGCAACGCCTCCATCGCCCGGCTGGTCCCCGAGGAGGAACTGCCCGCCGCCAACGCGCTGAGCTCCACGGTCATGCAGACCGGCCTGGTCGCCGGACCGCTGCTGGCCGGTGCGCTGATACCCGTGATCGGGCTGCCCGAGCTGTATCTGATCGACGCGGTGGCACTGTGCGCCACGGTGTGGGCGGTGTGGCGGCTGCCGGCGCTGCCGCCCCTTTCGGCCCCGGCCGAGCGCCGCGCCGGGGTGCGGGAGATAGCCGCCGGTTTCCGTTACATCTCCGGGCACAAGGTGCTGCTGCTGTCCTTCCTCGCGGACATCATCGCCATGGTCTTCGGCATGCCCCGCGCCCTGTTCCCGCAACTGGCCGCCGAGACCTACGCCCCCTACGGCGAGGGCCTGGCGCTCGGCCTGCTGTTCGCGGCGATCCCCCTGGGCGCGGTGGCCGGGGGCCTGTTCTCCGGCACCTTCTCCCGGGCGCGCCGGCACGGCTGGATGGTCATCGGCGCGGTCACCGCCTGGGGCCTGGCCGTCGCCGGGGTGGGAGTGAGCCGCAACCTGTGGGTCGCGGTGGTGTTCCTGGCCGTGGCGGGCGTCGCCGACATGGTGTCCATGGTCTTCCGCGGCGCGATCCTGCTGTCCGCCGCCACCGACGAGATGCGCGGCCGGATGCAGGGCGTCTTCACGGTCGTCGTGGCGGGCGGACCGCGCCTGGCCGACGTGCTGCACGGCACGGCCGGCTCGCTCTTCGGGCCGCGCGCGGCCGTCGCCGGGGGCGGGCTCCTGGTCGTCGTCCTGATGCTGGCGCTGGCGGCGGCCGTACCGGCGCTGCGCCGCTACCGGATCTGA
- a CDS encoding WhiB family transcriptional regulator: protein MENWREHAACRHEDPDLFFPIGTTGPALVQTEQAKAVCRRCPVREECLRWALDTDQTIGVWGGTGEDERRALRRRRAVARRRQG from the coding sequence ATGGAGAACTGGCGAGAACACGCCGCGTGCCGCCACGAGGACCCCGACCTGTTCTTCCCGATCGGTACCACCGGTCCGGCACTGGTGCAGACCGAGCAGGCCAAGGCGGTGTGCCGCCGATGTCCCGTCCGTGAGGAGTGTCTGCGCTGGGCGCTGGACACGGACCAGACCATCGGTGTGTGGGGCGGGACGGGCGAGGACGAGCGGCGCGCGCTGCGGCGGCGCCGTGCCGTGGCCCGCCGCCGGCAGGGCTGA
- a CDS encoding sensor histidine kinase — MRKKAGPGGGIPLRKRLLVRLLVASVLIAGCSVAATAWLAVQTTTSALRQEQGQDLADDVAILARLSGYAATHRDWKGVAATVRGLAAQTGRRVALTTADRTLVADSAPPGSPLPPSPAATVDPLHTDTYTQRGAQLSGIDPRAVGPYALPAGERRQLDQVAAKRRSCFAANGVPTTVRHTPGGRPYLVSDDGTRGVTEVPEECADGALNTPTATERRALDDVTLRARACIRRAGLDPDLGALEFEPGAGGRYLVSRTAVRYYYKGALGAGGGATDEARHEARQKAQQKAQQCADDAYRDQLDPYVAPAAQLFLGGGDRAATRFVMSPANKAKIIGAAGLVLAVTVAVTAVVAGRLVRPLRALTEAARQPPDQHVRVPVTTRDETGLLAQAFNALTERRERLEAQRKAMVSDIAHELRSPLTNIRGWLEVARDGLVDPDPALLSSLHDEALVLQRVIDDLQDLAAADAGTLRLHREPLGARDLLDQVAAAHRVAARAAGVTLRTDCADGPCLDADPVRMRQVLGNLVSNAVRHTPADGTVALAAHRDGDTVVLTVADTGTGIAPDDLPHVFDRFWRAEKSRSRRTGGSGLGLAIVRQLVEAHGGTAAAASEPGAGSVFTLRLPAAPDETGPGARDGVRTEEAGDPRSAVSRAGK, encoded by the coding sequence GTGAGGAAGAAGGCCGGGCCGGGCGGCGGCATACCGCTGCGCAAACGGCTGCTGGTGCGGCTGCTGGTCGCCTCCGTCCTGATCGCCGGCTGCTCGGTGGCGGCGACCGCCTGGCTGGCGGTGCAGACCACCACCAGCGCCCTGCGGCAGGAGCAGGGCCAGGACCTCGCCGACGACGTCGCCATCCTGGCCCGGCTCAGCGGCTACGCGGCCACCCACCGCGACTGGAAGGGCGTCGCGGCCACCGTCCGCGGGCTCGCGGCGCAGACCGGCCGCCGGGTCGCCCTCACCACCGCCGACCGCACCCTGGTCGCCGACTCCGCGCCGCCCGGCAGCCCGCTGCCACCCAGCCCCGCCGCCACCGTCGACCCCCTGCACACCGACACCTACACCCAGCGCGGCGCCCAGCTCAGCGGGATCGACCCGCGGGCGGTCGGCCCCTACGCGCTGCCGGCCGGTGAACGCCGGCAGCTCGACCAGGTGGCGGCCAAGCGCCGGAGCTGCTTCGCCGCCAACGGCGTCCCCACCACGGTCCGGCACACCCCGGGCGGCCGCCCCTACCTGGTCTCCGACGACGGAACACGCGGTGTCACCGAGGTGCCGGAGGAGTGCGCCGACGGCGCACTCAACACCCCCACGGCCACCGAGCGCAGGGCCCTGGACGACGTGACCCTGCGGGCCCGCGCCTGCATCCGGCGGGCCGGCCTGGACCCCGACCTCGGCGCCCTGGAGTTCGAGCCCGGGGCCGGCGGCCGCTACCTCGTCTCGAGGACCGCCGTCCGCTACTACTACAAGGGCGCCCTCGGAGCGGGCGGCGGTGCCACCGACGAGGCGCGGCACGAGGCGCGGCAGAAGGCACAGCAGAAGGCGCAGCAGTGCGCCGACGACGCCTACCGGGACCAGCTCGACCCCTATGTCGCCCCCGCCGCCCAGCTCTTCCTGGGCGGCGGGGACCGGGCCGCCACCCGGTTCGTCATGTCGCCCGCCAACAAGGCGAAGATCATCGGTGCCGCCGGTCTGGTGCTGGCCGTCACGGTCGCCGTCACCGCCGTGGTCGCCGGCCGGCTCGTGCGCCCGCTGCGCGCCCTGACCGAGGCCGCCCGCCAGCCCCCGGACCAGCATGTACGGGTGCCCGTCACCACCCGGGACGAGACCGGGCTGCTCGCCCAGGCGTTCAACGCGCTGACCGAGCGCCGCGAACGCCTGGAGGCCCAGCGCAAGGCGATGGTCAGCGACATCGCGCACGAGCTGCGCAGCCCGCTCACCAACATCCGCGGCTGGCTGGAGGTGGCCCGGGACGGCCTCGTCGACCCCGACCCCGCCCTGCTCTCCTCCCTGCACGACGAGGCGCTGGTGCTCCAGCGGGTCATCGACGACCTCCAGGACCTCGCCGCCGCCGACGCGGGCACCCTGCGCCTGCACCGGGAGCCGCTGGGCGCCCGCGACCTGCTCGACCAGGTCGCGGCGGCCCACCGGGTCGCCGCCCGCGCCGCCGGGGTCACGCTGCGCACCGACTGCGCGGACGGCCCCTGTCTGGACGCCGACCCGGTCCGCATGCGGCAGGTGCTCGGCAACCTGGTCTCCAACGCGGTGCGCCACACACCCGCGGACGGCACCGTCGCACTGGCCGCGCACCGCGACGGCGACACGGTGGTCCTCACGGTGGCCGACACCGGCACCGGCATCGCGCCGGACGATCTGCCGCACGTCTTCGACCGGTTCTGGCGGGCGGAGAAGTCCCGCAGCCGCCGCACCGGCGGCAGCGGTCTCGGCCTGGCCATCGTCCGTCAGCTGGTCGAGGCCCACGGCGGGACCGCGGCCGCGGCCAGCGAGCCGGGCGCGGGCAGCGTCTTCACCCTCCGCCTGCCCGCGGCCCCCGACGAGACGGGGCCCGGGGCGCGGGACGGCGTGCGGACCGAGGAGGCCGGGGACCCGCGGTCCGCGGTCTCCCGGGCGGGAAAGTAG
- a CDS encoding response regulator transcription factor, whose amino-acid sequence MCAHVLVAEDDEMQAELIRRSLLLEGHTATVVHDGRAALEAARLHRPDLVVLDLMLPVLDGFGVCRELRRDDDVPVLMLTARNTEDDVLLGLELGADDYMTKPYSPRELMARIRTVLRRSGRAAERREDPVLRAAGLAVDPVRHEVRCEGRPVVCTPAEFEILLAMAGEPDRVFTRHQLLHRTRGLDRASTERAIDVHIMNLRKKLEADPRRPVRLLTVFGVGYKLNSAAA is encoded by the coding sequence GTGTGCGCACATGTGCTGGTCGCCGAGGACGACGAGATGCAGGCCGAACTCATCCGCCGGTCCCTGCTGCTGGAGGGCCACACCGCGACCGTGGTCCACGACGGCCGGGCCGCCCTGGAGGCGGCCCGGCTGCACCGGCCCGACCTGGTCGTCCTCGACCTCATGCTGCCGGTGCTCGACGGCTTCGGGGTCTGCCGGGAACTGCGCCGGGACGACGACGTCCCGGTGCTGATGCTGACCGCCCGCAACACCGAGGACGACGTGCTGCTCGGCCTGGAGCTGGGCGCGGACGACTACATGACCAAGCCGTACAGCCCCCGCGAGCTGATGGCGCGGATACGGACCGTGCTGCGCCGCAGCGGGCGGGCCGCCGAGCGGCGCGAGGACCCCGTGCTGCGCGCCGCCGGGCTCGCCGTCGACCCGGTGCGGCACGAGGTGCGGTGCGAGGGGCGGCCGGTGGTGTGCACCCCGGCCGAGTTCGAGATCCTGCTCGCCATGGCCGGCGAACCCGACCGGGTCTTCACCCGGCACCAACTGCTCCACCGCACCCGCGGACTGGACCGCGCCTCCACCGAACGGGCCATAGACGTGCACATCATGAACCTGCGCAAGAAGCTGGAGGCCGACCCGCGCCGCCCGGTACGGCTGCTGACCGTCTTCGGCGTCGGCTACAAGCTGAACAGCGCGGCGGCGTGA